One Aneurinibacillus migulanus genomic region harbors:
- a CDS encoding sigma-54 interaction domain-containing protein produces MKKIFKQTDLICIVDKDGNILYYNNYNDICNRMGSDEVLGKSLLEVYPWLTRETSTILKVLDTGEPIVNEIQTIEVNNDFTVNAVNSAFPLKHKSGLLGAVIVSINMDDYNDGSKRRFVNELVSNLNAKYTFDDIVTKNTELIAIKEKLQKAATRDSNIFIYGETGTGKELFAHSIHNESKRYNGPFIAQNCAAIPDSLIESLLFGTMKGSFTGAQDKKGIFEMADGGTIFLDEINSMPVDLQVKLLRVIEEKSIRRIGDNKDIPVDVRIIASTNERPERLVAERKFRADLFYRLNVVNVEILPLRSRKDDIDHLCTHFIKHYNQAFNENVKEIESKAKSFLFLYDWPGNVRELKNCIESAFNTVSGAQIKIEHLPKYIIDSVSSSKNETTLNDMSLLELMDNYEKKIIQDILDKTNHNIAKTARILKVPRQTIYYKLKKYQISKE; encoded by the coding sequence ATGAAAAAAATTTTTAAGCAAACCGATTTGATTTGTATAGTGGATAAAGATGGGAATATTTTGTATTACAATAATTATAATGATATATGCAATAGAATGGGAAGCGATGAGGTGTTAGGAAAGTCGCTTTTGGAGGTATATCCCTGGCTGACGAGGGAGACAAGCACGATACTCAAAGTATTGGATACCGGGGAACCGATTGTTAACGAAATACAGACCATCGAAGTAAATAACGATTTTACGGTTAATGCCGTAAATTCCGCATTTCCCTTGAAACATAAGTCGGGATTGCTTGGAGCTGTGATTGTTTCTATAAATATGGATGACTATAATGATGGAAGCAAGAGAAGATTTGTGAATGAACTTGTATCAAACCTTAATGCCAAATATACGTTTGATGATATTGTAACAAAAAATACGGAACTGATAGCGATTAAAGAAAAATTACAGAAAGCCGCAACAAGAGATTCGAACATTTTCATTTATGGGGAAACCGGGACGGGGAAGGAACTATTCGCGCACTCTATTCATAATGAGAGTAAAAGATATAATGGTCCGTTTATTGCGCAAAACTGTGCGGCGATTCCGGATTCGCTTATTGAAAGCTTACTGTTTGGTACGATGAAGGGTAGTTTTACAGGAGCTCAGGATAAAAAAGGAATTTTCGAGATGGCTGACGGTGGGACCATTTTTCTGGATGAAATCAATTCCATGCCGGTTGATTTACAGGTTAAATTGTTGCGTGTGATTGAAGAGAAAAGTATTCGGAGAATCGGAGACAACAAAGATATACCCGTTGACGTCAGAATTATCGCATCAACGAACGAACGACCGGAAAGGCTGGTAGCTGAGCGTAAATTCAGAGCGGACTTGTTTTATCGCTTGAATGTTGTGAATGTGGAAATTTTACCGTTACGAAGCCGAAAAGACGATATTGATCACCTGTGTACTCATTTTATTAAGCACTATAATCAAGCGTTTAATGAAAACGTTAAAGAGATCGAGTCAAAGGCAAAATCGTTTTTATTTTTGTATGACTGGCCGGGAAATGTAAGGGAGCTGAAAAATTGTATTGAAAGTGCATTTAACACGGTCAGCGGCGCACAAATTAAGATTGAGCATTTGCCCAAGTACATTATCGATTCAGTATCAAGCAGCAAAAATGAAACAACGCTAAATGATATGTCTTTGTTGGAACTAATGGATAACTATGAAAAGAAGATTATTCAAGACATTTTAGATAAAACAAACCACAACATAGCCAAAACAGCAAGAATACTCAAAGTTCCACGGCAGACAATATACTATAAACTAAAAAAGTACCAAATAAGCAAAGAGTGA
- a CDS encoding SGNH/GDSL hydrolase family protein: MVENFGKRGSRTDGLLERLEQNTISSAIEDTDIVLITIGANDIMRIVRENFNHLTYEQFVNKQLRALAEKRIQQD, encoded by the coding sequence ATCGTTGAAAACTTTGGAAAAAGAGGAAGTCGTACAGATGGATTGCTTGAGAGGCTGGAGCAAAACACAATCTCTTCTGCGATTGAAGATACGGATATCGTTCTTATTACGATAGGGGCCAACGATATAATGAGGATTGTGCGAGAGAACTTCAACCATTTAACATATGAACAATTTGTCAACAAACAATTGAGAGCCCTAGCTGAGAAACGAATACAACAAGATTGA
- a CDS encoding YpmS family protein, whose product MFESPQTKNKWKQLFWIVVGVNATVIIGIIWLLFLPSPDINPPPIQEPNEKGTEFTVSSTKQNLNQLMNNYLNTLSKNTPLAYTVSLGEDVQLRGFIDVFERKIPLIATFEPIMQKNGDLVLRQKSIAIGRLHLPKRAVLEYVRDNYPMPEWIGVNPSQENMYVAVTKMKTKSDFKIKVKEFNLTQNQLIFTIKVPNKAFGF is encoded by the coding sequence ATGTTTGAAAGTCCGCAAACGAAAAACAAATGGAAACAATTATTCTGGATTGTCGTCGGAGTGAACGCTACTGTCATCATAGGAATAATATGGTTGCTTTTTCTCCCTTCTCCCGACATCAATCCTCCTCCTATACAAGAGCCGAACGAAAAAGGGACTGAATTTACCGTATCTTCTACTAAACAAAACTTGAATCAGCTAATGAACAACTACCTGAATACACTATCAAAGAATACGCCTCTTGCTTATACAGTCTCTCTAGGCGAAGACGTCCAATTACGGGGATTTATCGATGTTTTTGAGAGAAAAATTCCGCTTATCGCAACGTTTGAGCCAATCATGCAAAAAAACGGCGATCTTGTATTACGACAAAAATCAATTGCGATAGGCAGACTTCATCTGCCAAAAAGAGCGGTGCTTGAATATGTACGAGATAATTACCCTATGCCTGAATGGATTGGTGTGAATCCGAGTCAGGAAAATATGTACGTAGCCGTTACGAAGATGAAAACCAAAAGCGACTTTAAAATAAAAGTAAAGGAATTTAACCTTACACAAAATCAGCTAATCTTTACCATTAAGGTTCCAAATAAAGCGTTCGGTTTTTAA
- a CDS encoding MalY/PatB family protein produces MKYDFDTAINHTATNSIKWDYLQSIFGTGDVLPLWVADMDFASPPCVTEALVARARHPVYGYPGTPQALFEAASQWMTRRFNVKVQPEWMTAVSGVESGLNAAVEAFTRPGDNIIVQPPVYPPFFNVALSRGRHVIENPLREQDGHYVMDFEDLRSKIDDRTKLLILCNPHNPVGRVWTKEELVHVAAICAERDILILTDEIHADLVYGKDTHIPFASLGPEASERCITFLSPSKTFNVAGLFTSIAFTENAELLKRLQASIRKAGTDHVNLFGIEACIAAYKGGEEWLEELLVYLKGNAVYIERFLQERLPQIRMRVPEATYLGWLDFRRLGFSGGELKQFMVEEARLGLNNGASFGTGGEGFQRINFGCSRAMLEEAMLRLEKAVCERRG; encoded by the coding sequence ATGAAATATGATTTTGATACAGCGATAAATCATACAGCTACAAACTCTATTAAATGGGACTACCTTCAAAGTATATTCGGCACGGGAGATGTTTTACCATTATGGGTAGCTGATATGGACTTTGCTTCTCCGCCGTGCGTAACGGAAGCATTAGTTGCACGTGCCCGACATCCGGTATATGGTTATCCTGGGACGCCACAAGCACTTTTTGAAGCAGCTTCCCAGTGGATGACACGTCGTTTTAACGTGAAGGTTCAGCCTGAGTGGATGACGGCTGTCTCGGGTGTCGAGTCGGGCTTGAATGCAGCAGTAGAAGCATTCACCCGGCCTGGAGATAATATCATTGTACAACCGCCTGTATACCCGCCATTTTTCAATGTCGCGTTAAGTCGTGGTCGTCATGTTATCGAGAATCCATTGCGCGAACAGGATGGACACTATGTGATGGACTTCGAAGATTTACGGAGCAAAATCGATGACAGAACGAAGCTGCTGATTTTGTGCAATCCCCACAATCCTGTAGGAAGAGTATGGACAAAAGAAGAGCTTGTGCACGTAGCGGCGATTTGCGCCGAACGGGATATCCTCATTCTAACAGATGAAATTCATGCTGATCTCGTATATGGAAAGGATACACACATTCCTTTTGCTTCACTTGGACCAGAGGCATCTGAGAGATGCATTACATTTCTCTCTCCGAGCAAGACATTCAACGTAGCGGGGCTGTTTACCTCGATTGCATTCACCGAGAATGCTGAGCTGTTGAAAAGGTTGCAGGCTTCAATTAGGAAAGCCGGAACTGATCATGTTAACCTGTTTGGTATTGAAGCATGCATTGCCGCTTATAAGGGAGGAGAAGAATGGCTTGAAGAATTGCTTGTGTATTTAAAGGGAAATGCAGTATACATAGAGCGATTCTTACAGGAGAGGCTACCACAAATACGAATGCGAGTGCCGGAAGCAACGTATCTTGGATGGCTCGATTTCCGTAGGCTTGGTTTTTCTGGGGGCGAATTGAAACAATTCATGGTAGAAGAGGCTCGACTAGGGCTTAACAATGGGGCATCGTTTGGCACAGGGGGAGAAGGTTTCCAACGGATTAATTTCGGCTGCTCTCGTGCCATGCTTGAAGAAGCGATGCTTCGATTAGAGAAAGCAGTATGCGAGCGGAGAGGGTAA